The Canis lupus familiaris isolate Mischka breed German Shepherd chromosome 5, alternate assembly UU_Cfam_GSD_1.0, whole genome shotgun sequence region CCAACTgctatgaaaagagaaaaacctaGAACAGAATAATTTATAAAGCCTATAGAAAATGTTGCTTATTAACAATCGAACCTTAGAACAAAAAATATGGCACAATGCAAGACACaatttttcttctgaagaatTTGACAATTTTGAAAGAGATAATATCCACAAGCATGCCTTAATAGTAAACAACAACAGAAGAGATATCATTATTATAGTATGTGTGATGAACCAGATGTGTATCTGATAATAGCCTGGagtaggaaatatagtcaatgatattataataatgttgtatggtgacacatggtagctacatttgtggtgagcctaacataatgtatagagaagttgagtcactatattatacacctgaaactaatgtaacattgtgtgtcaactatccttaaattaaaaaaaaaagtttttgcacagtgaaggaaatcatcaacaaaacaaaaaggcaacctactgaatgggacaaaaattttgcaaattatatatccaccaaggggtaaatatccaaaatatacgaagaacataaagaacttctacaactcaacaccaaaaaactcccaaacaatcttattaaaaaatgggcaggggacCTTCTTTTTtgaagaagatatataaatggccaacagacacagaaaaagataGTATCgttaattatcagggaaatgaaaataaaaaccacaatgtgatatcaccttacacctgtcagaatgactaaaatcaaaaagaaagaaataagagttggtgaggatgtgcagaaacAGGATTGTTTGTATAGTGTTGCTGGAAATGttaactggtacagccactctggaaaacagcatagaggtgcctcaaaaagttaaaaatagaaatatcatatgatccaataattccactattggatatttaacccagggaaacaaaaacactaattcagaaagatacaAGCACTTTTATGTTTATTACGGTATTCTTTACAATGGCtgaaatatggaaacaacttaagtgtccatcattacatgagtggataaagaagaggatatatctatacaatggaatattattcagccatgaaaaatgagatcttgctatttgcaacaacatagatggacctaaagggtattatgctaagtcagactgagaaagacaaataccatatgatttcactcatatgtggaatcaaGAACttacacaaatgaataaacatacaaaaaaacgaatcagactcataaatacagaaaacaaactttgGTTGCCAGAGGAAGAGGAGTAGGGgaggatgagcaaaatgggtgaaaggcgTGGGAGAGACAGGCCTCCAGTTATGAAATGGGTAAGTCATGAGattaaaaggcacagcatagagaaCACAGTCAATGGTATTAAAGTAGTGTTGTATAGTGACCGATAGTAGCTGCATTTGTGGCAAGCACAGCATCACACATAGACatgttgagtcactatgtttATGTTGAGTCTGAAACTaaagtaacattgtgtgtcaactacatttgaatttaaaaaagagagagagagaaagaaaagcataccAGGAAGATCTTACCATAGAGTTCTGGCCAGTGGTATATGCTATCTGTTATGATTAGTCAAAGTTTTCAAGCCAAacattgtaaaattaaaatagttcttGAACCCTATATGATAATGACAATCATTACAATACATTGTCCTTTCAAATAACTAGTAGAAGTTAAAAGTCTTgaaaagcatattaaaagataATTCAGTAAGAATTATCAAAGGAACTGTATTTATTTCACCCATTTAATTAGCAAATAACCATTTTTGTGCATTCTATTTCTAGAAGATATCCTAATTCTACAAATTTTATTTGTCTGCACTTTGCTTTCTAACTCCAATACACTTGGTGCTTTCTGGTGTCCATATGGCGTCCAGTTCTATGTCCAATACACTCTATTGTATAGTGATGCTTTCCATGTGACTGGTATTGTGAATCTAGTCTTCCCCAAGCCCCCGCActatttttccaaattatcaAGTAGTAACAACAATCTTGTGGATGGATATACATGGTTGTCTACGGAGTGTTTCCTTATTGAAACTTATtggagaattaaaaatttttgctcAGGCAAAATAccgttttccttcttttttcaagGATCTTCTTTAGGGCGACTCTGACATCTTTATTCCTCAGGCTGTAGATCAGGGGGTTCAGCATGGGCACAATGATGGTATAAAACACAGAGGACACTTTCCCTTGGTCCATGGAGCTCACAGATGATGGCTGCAGGTACATGAATGCAGCAGatccaaagaaaacaacaacagctGAGATGTGAGAGCTGCAGGTGCTGAAGGCTTTGGACCTGCCCTCAGTGGAGCGGATGCGGAGGATGCTAGAGAGGATGAAGATGTAGGAGGCAAGGATTGTCAGGCTGGGGACAAGGATATTAACTGCACTGAAGCACAAAACTACCACCTCGTTGATATAAGTACTGGAGCAGGAGAGCTCCAATAGTGGGAAGAGATCACAGAAGTAATGGTTGATTCTATCAGCCTTGCAGAAAAGCACTCTTAGCATGCAGCCTGTGTGAGCTGTGGCACCAGTCAAGCCCATGATATACACCCCACCTACCAGCCAGGAACAGACCTGATAAGACATGGTGACATTGTAAAGCAATGGGTTACAGATGGCAACGTAGCGATCATAGGCCATTGCAGCCAACATGTGACATTCTGATAtaacaaaaacaaggaagaagtaaagctgaGTCATGCAGCCTTCATAGGAGATAAAATTCCTCTCTGTCACAAAGTTCATCAGCATTTTGGGAGTAACAACAGTGGAATGGCAGAGATCAATGAAGGACAAGCTACTGAGGAAGTAATACATGGGTGTGTGCAGGTGAGCACTGATCCCTATCAGCATGATCATGCCCAGGTTCCCCACCACTGTGACTGCATAGATTcctaggaagaggaagaaaaggggcaGTTGGAGTTCTGGTTTCTCTGTTAGCCCAGCAAGGATGAAATCAGTCACTGTGGAGTGATTTTCTGCTCCCATTTTCCTCTGGGAATTTTAtgtagaaagagaagaagaaaatttgtGGTAGATATTCATTATCCTATCGCATAAGGTGGTATGAAACAAAATCTGTCTTTTCAACCAAGTAGGTCCAGTTCGATGTCTGTCCGTGATCTCTATGTTAGTGCTTaaagacatggatggatctagacaGTATAagactgagtgaaataagccagtcagagaaaagacaaataccatatgatttcacttatatgtggaatttacaaaacaaatgaacaaagggaaaaatgagagTCAAATCAAAagcaaactcttaactatagagaataaacagacaacagaggggaggtaggtgggggatggatgaaataggagAAGGAGATTAAAAGTAAACTTATCTTAACAAGCACTGAATtgtatatggaattgttgaatcactatattgtacacttgaaattaatataacaccgTTACaccagaatttaaaaagataataaagtggGTCTTAGTATTGCCCAGTCCAGGAACATCCAAAGAACTTTTTTGTTAACTTTGTTATAAAAATCTccatgatttgtttttgtttttgtttttttactctcAGTTCTTATGCAGAACAGAACAAATACTAGTATGCCTGGTTTGCATATTAGGTAACAGAGGGTTATAATGGTTGGATATTTGCTTATCCTTAAGTATGTAATAAGTAAATGATCAAGGATATGATGTAAGAACTGTCTCTCTCACCTTCCCTATCTCATTTTAGCTACTTATGTCTGCTCCCCTATCGCTGTCTCTTTGTCATATCAAAGAAGCCAATTaatgtgaaggaaaaaattatgttAAGTACTACAATAGTGCATTGACAACTGGTCCAGTCTAGACTCCCTGTAGTACCTTGTATCCTATACTCCCTGAGTACCTTGACTATGGGCACCTCTTCAAAAATACAGAATAGTGGCTCTGGAAGTAACTGGAGAGCTAACAATAAGTCTATCATCAATTTGAATTCCACATCCAGGAAGGACATAAGGTTTCTAATGAGGATTTCAGAAATCTGAAACACTGAAGCCCAAATTAATTTATTCCaaaaacatttatagaatattcaGCATGAGCTAAGTGCTGTGTATGATTTGATGTGGTCTGTGACCTTTGGAACTTATTTTCTGGGGAAACAGAGCTGCAGAATGTCAATCTTGCAGGATACCTTATATAACAACAATGTGCACATTGTCTTACTGTCTTTATACTCCACTTTGAACCAGAGCTTTTAAAAGCACTCCTTCAGGGGCACAAGAAACGAGAGCAGAAAGAATATGTAtatctttctgtctctgggaTATAGGTTTGGAAAAAAAACTGATGATTTGAGGCAGAGTTATGCTGTGATGATTGTTCCATCTCCAAAAGAAAGAGATCCAAGAGATGCCATCACAAATTATTCATGTATCAAAAACAAGGGTATGCATATTTAGATAAAACTTAAAAGGCTTacgatagccaaattatggaaacagcccaaatcccaaatgtccatcaactgatgaatggatatatatcctgtatatattgtatatataatatatatatgttatttatatagtatatattagtatatatactagtatatatattatatatactatataatatagtatatataatatatatactatattactatataatatagtatatatatactaatatatatttagtatatatactagtatatatattatatatagtatattatactaatatatactaatatatatactacatataatatactaatatatgtaaaaaatcacataacatgaaatttgtCATGTCATCagtttaagtgtacaattcagtagtgtTATATATGTTCCCATTGTTTTGAAACAGATcctcagaactttttcatcctgtaaatctgaaactctatacccattaaacaaatccttttttctccctctccctcaggccCCGGTAACTCCTATTCTactctatttctatgaatttaattACTTTAGATATCTCCCATAAGTGTAATCATacagcatttatatttttgtgactggcttattacacttaacataatgccctaaAGATTTCTCAAACATAAATTATTCAAAGGGccactttgatttaaaaaaaaaataagaggttaTGATGCAATTTGAAGAGCATATGCTCTGTCAAAaaac contains the following coding sequences:
- the OR8G6 gene encoding olfactory receptor family 8 subfamily G member 6, with translation MGAENHSTVTDFILAGLTEKPELQLPLFFLFLGIYAVTVVGNLGMIMLIGISAHLHTPMYYFLSSLSFIDLCHSTVVTPKMLMNFVTERNFISYEGCMTQLYFFLVFVISECHMLAAMAYDRYVAICNPLLYNVTMSYQVCSWLVGGVYIMGLTGATAHTGCMLRVLFCKADRINHYFCDLFPLLELSCSSTYINEVVVLCFSAVNILVPSLTILASYIFILSSILRIRSTEGRSKAFSTCSSHISAVVVFFGSAAFMYLQPSSVSSMDQGKVSSVFYTIIVPMLNPLIYSLRNKDVRVALKKILEKRRKTVFCLSKNF